A stretch of Pristiophorus japonicus isolate sPriJap1 chromosome 12, sPriJap1.hap1, whole genome shotgun sequence DNA encodes these proteins:
- the LOC139277704 gene encoding forkhead box protein E3-like, with amino-acid sequence MTSVNVSIKPAFFRPFAETDPTEQERPTEGEDAEATCSSALYMAGAQMPKGQGEPCWKSESEDRSCLDPTENPLQSDFTGQPGEQLKETASLEHKPAMSYIALIAKAILTSPNKRLNLGSIYKYIEETFPYYQGRGQGWRNSVRHNLSLNECFIKAGRCEDGKGNYWSIHPSNLDDFSKGDFRQRRRCRRRGRSKELENKLAVTYPSCPFPVEPLALNSLYSPYTEQERRAYRLDEVLYRQYITNPFWRWYHSCRNPGSACDAGVGLSSAPTSSPQWQALGESGPAPNFFKSANN; translated from the coding sequence ATGACATCTGTGAATGTGAGCATCAAACCTGCATTCTTCAGACCCTTCGCGGAAACAGACCCCACGGAACAGGAGCGACCCACCGAAGGAGAAGATGCAGAAGCCACCTGCTCCTCGGCGCTCTACATGGCCGGGGCGCAAATGCCCAAAGGGCAAGGGGAACCGTGCTGGAAAAGCGAGTCAGAGGACAGAAGCTGCCTGGATCCAACAGAGAATCCCCTTCAGAGTGACTTCACCGGCCAGCCGGGTGAGCAGCTGAAGGAGACAGCGAGCCTAGAGCACAAGCCAGCCATGTCTTACATCGCTCTGATAGCCAAAGCCATCCTGACTTCCCCCAACAAGAGACTCAACCTGGGCTCCATTTATAAATACATCGAAGAGACATTCCCTTATTACCAAGGGCGAGGTCAGGGCTGGAGGAACAGCGtccgccacaatctctctctcaatgagtGTTTTATTAAAGCCGGGAGGTGTGAAGATGGAAAGGGGAATTACTGGAGCATCCATCCCTCCAACCTGGATGATTTCTCCAAAGGAGACTTCAGGCAGCGCCGGAGGTGCCGGAGAAGGGGCCGGAGTAAGGAGCTGGAGAATAAACTAGCCGTGACTTACCCGAGCTGCCCCTTCCCAGTGGAGCCTCTCGCCCTCAACTCCCTgtactccccgtacaccgagcaggaGCGCAGGGCGTACCGACTAGACGAGGTGCTCTACCGACAGTACATCACCAACCCCTTCTGGAGGTGGTACCACAGTTGCAGGAACCCGGGCTCTGCCTGTGATGCTGGGGTCGGCCTGTCCTCGGCCCCGACCTCAAGTCCTCAGTGGCAGGCTTTGGGGGAGAGTGGTCCCGCTCCAAACTTCTTCAAGTCGGCCAACAACTGA